A window of Brachybacterium fresconis contains these coding sequences:
- the chvE gene encoding multiple monosaccharide ABC transporter substrate-binding protein yields MHNRRNFLIGTSVAAAALGLAACGGEGAGSGGPDPDAAPSDQTVGVAMPTETYERWVADGANIKKGLEDKGYKVDMQYAQDDIPTQQQQIDQMINSGVAALLIASIDGASLSAQLDNAASQGIPVVAYDRLLTDSENVDFYVTFDNYKVGVSQANALMFGLGLLDEEFEPADDAPEGPLNVELFAGSLDDNNAHLFWKGAIDTLQPYLDDGTLVVPSKQTDIEQAATQRWEQETAQKRMETLLTTYYNSGEELSGVLAPADPLSRGIINALQNTGRGPTIEEGLPIVTGQDAEIASIKLIADGVQHSTIFKDTRELAERAIVACESMLKGEDPEANDTETYDNGVKVVPSYLLPVQMVLESNYEEILVESGYYTEEQVESGQL; encoded by the coding sequence ATGCACAACCGGAGAAACTTCCTGATCGGGACCTCGGTCGCTGCGGCTGCCCTGGGGCTGGCGGCCTGCGGTGGCGAGGGAGCCGGATCGGGCGGGCCCGACCCCGATGCCGCGCCCAGCGACCAGACCGTCGGCGTCGCGATGCCCACCGAGACCTACGAGCGGTGGGTGGCCGACGGCGCCAACATCAAGAAGGGTCTGGAGGACAAGGGCTACAAGGTCGACATGCAGTACGCCCAGGACGACATCCCCACCCAGCAGCAGCAGATCGACCAGATGATCAACAGCGGCGTGGCCGCCCTGCTGATCGCCTCGATCGACGGGGCGTCCCTCTCGGCGCAGCTGGACAACGCCGCCTCGCAGGGCATCCCGGTGGTCGCCTACGACCGGCTGCTCACCGACAGCGAGAACGTCGACTTCTACGTCACCTTCGACAACTACAAGGTGGGTGTGAGCCAGGCCAACGCCCTGATGTTCGGGCTCGGCCTGCTGGACGAGGAGTTCGAGCCGGCCGACGACGCCCCCGAGGGACCGCTGAACGTGGAGCTGTTCGCCGGCTCGCTGGACGACAACAACGCCCACCTGTTCTGGAAGGGCGCGATCGACACCCTCCAGCCGTACTTGGACGACGGCACCCTCGTCGTTCCCTCGAAGCAGACCGACATCGAGCAGGCCGCCACCCAGCGCTGGGAGCAGGAGACCGCGCAGAAGCGCATGGAGACCCTGCTGACCACCTACTACAACAGCGGCGAGGAGCTGTCCGGTGTGCTGGCTCCGGCGGATCCGCTCTCGCGCGGCATCATCAACGCCCTGCAGAACACGGGCCGCGGACCGACGATCGAGGAGGGGCTGCCGATCGTGACCGGCCAGGATGCCGAGATCGCGTCGATCAAGCTGATCGCCGACGGCGTCCAGCACTCGACGATCTTCAAGGACACCCGGGAACTCGCCGAGCGGGCCATCGTCGCCTGTGAGTCCATGCTGAAGGGCGAGGATCCCGAGGCCAACGACACCGAGACCTACGACAACGGCGTGAAGGTCGTGCCGTCGTACCTGCTCCCGGTGCAGATGGTCCTGGAGAGCAACTACGAGGAGATCCTCGTCGAGTCCGGGTACTACACCGAGGAGCAGGTCGAGTCCGGGCAGCTCTGA
- a CDS encoding LacI family DNA-binding transcriptional regulator, which translates to MDATPRRPSMADVAARAEVSYQTVSRVLNEPQVVRPATRERVLEAISALGYTRNRAARALKTTRSSLIGMLTDGSSLFGPAETTTAIEAAAREAGYSVLLTTVGAHEDGAREIGSELLGSGADGILVVAAHEGMVPAVATAARSTPVVAVSAQAPKVDGVEVVGVEQQLGARLVVEHLARTGARSAVHLCGPQDWFDARARLDGFQRAAQELGLEASVIGPGDWNPRSGYELTSSLIAEGALPDAIFAANDMMAIGVLHALHLRGLRVPEDVAVVGFDNTVGAEFLIPSLTTVSQPFAELGRLALERLLCLLEGREVPVNTPRTLPPRLVARRSTHPERTH; encoded by the coding sequence ATGGACGCCACCCCCCGCCGTCCCTCCATGGCCGACGTCGCCGCGCGCGCCGAGGTCTCGTACCAGACGGTCTCCCGCGTGCTCAACGAACCGCAGGTCGTGCGGCCGGCGACCCGCGAGCGGGTGCTGGAGGCGATCTCCGCGCTCGGATACACCCGCAATCGTGCTGCTCGCGCCCTGAAGACCACCCGGTCCTCCCTGATCGGCATGCTCACCGACGGCTCCTCGCTGTTCGGGCCGGCGGAGACGACCACCGCGATCGAGGCCGCCGCCCGCGAGGCGGGCTACTCGGTGCTGCTGACCACGGTCGGCGCGCACGAGGACGGTGCGCGCGAGATCGGTTCGGAGCTGTTGGGCTCGGGGGCCGACGGGATCCTCGTGGTCGCGGCGCACGAGGGGATGGTCCCGGCGGTCGCCACCGCCGCCCGCTCCACCCCGGTCGTGGCGGTCTCGGCGCAGGCGCCGAAGGTCGACGGGGTCGAGGTGGTCGGGGTGGAGCAGCAGCTCGGCGCGCGCCTGGTGGTCGAGCATCTCGCGCGCACGGGCGCCCGCTCGGCGGTCCATCTCTGCGGCCCGCAGGACTGGTTCGACGCCCGCGCGCGGCTGGACGGCTTCCAGCGGGCCGCGCAGGAGCTCGGTCTCGAGGCCTCGGTCATCGGACCGGGCGACTGGAACCCGCGCTCCGGCTACGAGCTGACCAGCTCCCTGATCGCCGAGGGCGCTCTGCCCGATGCGATCTTCGCGGCGAACGACATGATGGCGATCGGGGTGCTGCACGCGCTGCACCTGCGGGGGCTGCGGGTGCCCGAGGACGTCGCGGTGGTCGGCTTCGACAACACCGTCGGCGCCGAGTTCCTCATCCCCTCGCTGACCACGGTCTCCCAGCCCTTCGCCGAGCTGGGACGACTGGCTCTCGAGCGACTGCTGTGCCTGCTCGAGGGGCGCGAGGTGCCCGTGAACACGCCGCGCACACTGCCGCCGCGTCTGGTGGCGCGCCGCTCCACCCACCCCGAGCGCACGCACTGA
- a CDS encoding xylulokinase has protein sequence MTHAAVSSADHSSVDSAAFLREGRAHLGIELGSTRIKAALVDDGGTVLGTGSHAWENELVEDSWTYSLDAAWDGIRDCYADLVRDVRERHEVELTQLASFGISAMMHGYLPLDADGEQLAPFRTWRNTYTADAAALLSRTFALNIPLRWSISHLVHAILGGEEHVGRIDTLTTLAGSVHQRLTGRRVLGVGDASGMFPIAASGTDYDPELLERFAALDEVAGLPWSLSQILPEVLTAGQGAGSLTAEGAALLDPTGALQPGAVAAPPEGDAGTGMVATQAVDPRTGNVSAGTSAFAMVVLEGRLSGPREEIDLVTTPAGHPVAMIHTNNCTTDLDAWLGLFSRFAELIGHPVGDEELYGALFGAGAAGEADAGGVLSYNYVSGEHQTGVPSGRPLLVREQEARFTLENFMRSQLYGAFGALAVGMEALLKDEGVQLDVMYAHGGIFRTQGVAQQVLADALATPVAVGESAGEGGAWGMALLAAFTARQQAGSDRSAGSHRDDRAPAAESLSDFLAQQIFASQELVTLHPEESGMAGHATWLEGYRTGLQVERLAGEVLD, from the coding sequence ATGACGCACGCCGCCGTGTCCTCCGCAGACCATTCCTCCGTAGACTCCGCCGCCTTCCTGCGGGAGGGACGTGCCCACCTCGGGATCGAGCTGGGCTCGACCCGGATCAAGGCAGCCCTGGTCGATGACGGGGGCACCGTGCTCGGCACGGGCTCGCACGCCTGGGAGAACGAGCTGGTCGAGGACAGCTGGACCTACTCGCTCGACGCGGCCTGGGACGGGATCCGCGACTGCTACGCCGACCTGGTGCGGGACGTGCGCGAGCGCCACGAGGTCGAGCTGACGCAGCTGGCGAGCTTCGGCATCTCCGCGATGATGCACGGCTACCTCCCCCTCGACGCCGACGGCGAGCAGCTCGCCCCCTTCCGCACCTGGCGCAACACCTACACGGCCGACGCCGCCGCCCTGCTCAGCCGCACCTTCGCGCTGAACATCCCGCTGCGCTGGAGCATCTCGCACCTGGTCCACGCGATCCTCGGCGGCGAAGAGCACGTGGGGCGGATCGACACCCTGACCACCCTGGCCGGCTCCGTGCACCAGCGCCTGACCGGGCGCCGGGTGCTGGGAGTCGGCGATGCCAGCGGCATGTTCCCCATCGCCGCCTCGGGGACGGACTACGACCCCGAACTGCTCGAGCGCTTCGCCGCCCTCGACGAGGTCGCAGGGCTCCCCTGGTCGCTGTCGCAGATCCTGCCCGAGGTGCTCACGGCCGGGCAGGGCGCCGGCTCCCTGACCGCCGAGGGCGCCGCCCTGCTCGACCCCACCGGCGCCCTGCAGCCCGGCGCCGTGGCCGCACCGCCGGAGGGAGACGCCGGCACCGGGATGGTCGCCACCCAGGCCGTGGACCCCCGCACCGGCAACGTGTCGGCCGGCACCAGCGCCTTCGCGATGGTGGTCCTGGAGGGCCGCCTGTCCGGGCCGCGCGAGGAGATCGACCTGGTCACCACGCCGGCCGGGCATCCAGTGGCGATGATCCACACCAACAACTGCACCACGGACCTCGACGCGTGGCTGGGCCTGTTCTCCCGTTTCGCGGAGCTGATCGGCCATCCCGTCGGCGACGAGGAGCTCTACGGCGCCCTGTTCGGCGCGGGAGCCGCGGGCGAGGCCGACGCGGGTGGCGTGCTGTCCTACAACTACGTCTCCGGCGAGCACCAGACGGGGGTGCCCTCCGGCCGCCCCCTGCTGGTGCGCGAGCAGGAGGCCCGCTTCACCCTCGAGAACTTCATGCGCTCCCAGCTCTACGGCGCCTTCGGAGCGCTCGCGGTGGGCATGGAGGCGCTGCTGAAGGACGAGGGCGTCCAGCTCGACGTCATGTACGCCCACGGCGGCATCTTCCGCACCCAGGGCGTCGCCCAGCAGGTGCTGGCCGACGCGCTGGCCACCCCCGTCGCCGTCGGCGAGTCCGCGGGCGAGGGCGGGGCCTGGGGCATGGCACTGCTGGCAGCCTTCACCGCGCGGCAGCAGGCCGGATCGGACCGGAGCGCCGGGTCGCACCGGGACGACCGGGCGCCGGCCGCGGAGTCGCTCAGCGACTTCCTCGCCCAGCAGATCTTCGCCTCCCAGGAGCTGGTCACGCTGCATCCCGAGGAGTCCGGCATGGCCGGGCACGCGACGTGGCTGGAGGGATACCGCACGGGCCTGCAGGTCGAGCGCCTCGCCGGTGAGGTCCTGGATTGA
- a CDS encoding L-ribulose-5-phosphate 4-epimerase translates to MTIALAQLSAEVQAAVAATRERVAALHAELPRNQLVVWTAGNVSERVTLPEGSEVPGLLVIKPSGVSYDELSAQNMVVCTLDGAKIVDGTPDSLVPSSDTAAHAYVYAHMAEVGGVVHTHSTYATAWAARGEEIPCVLTMMGDEFGGPVPVGPFAIIGDDSIGRGIVETLSGHRSPAVLMQNHGPFTIGTDARAAVKAAVMVEEVARTVHVSRQLGEPLPIPQQSIDSLYDRYQNVYGQRSHG, encoded by the coding sequence ATGACCATCGCCCTCGCCCAGCTGTCCGCCGAGGTGCAGGCGGCCGTGGCCGCCACCCGTGAGCGGGTCGCCGCCCTCCACGCCGAGCTGCCGCGCAACCAGCTGGTGGTATGGACCGCCGGGAACGTCTCGGAGCGGGTGACGCTGCCGGAGGGCTCGGAGGTGCCCGGCCTGCTCGTCATCAAGCCCTCCGGGGTCTCCTACGACGAGCTGTCGGCCCAGAACATGGTGGTGTGCACGCTGGACGGGGCCAAGATCGTCGACGGGACCCCCGATTCCCTGGTCCCCTCTTCGGACACTGCCGCGCATGCCTATGTGTACGCGCACATGGCGGAGGTGGGCGGCGTGGTGCACACGCACTCGACCTACGCGACCGCCTGGGCCGCGCGGGGCGAGGAGATCCCCTGCGTGCTGACGATGATGGGCGATGAGTTCGGGGGACCGGTCCCCGTCGGCCCTTTCGCGATCATCGGGGATGATTCCATCGGCCGCGGCATCGTCGAGACCCTGTCCGGCCACCGCAGCCCTGCCGTGCTGATGCAGAACCACGGCCCGTTCACCATCGGCACGGACGCCCGCGCCGCGGTGAAGGCCGCCGTGATGGTCGAGGAGGTCGCCCGTACGGTGCACGTCTCCCGCCAGCTCGGCGAACCGCTGCCGATCCCGCAGCAGTCGATCGACTCCCTGTACGACCGCTACCAGAACGTCTACGGCCAGCGTTCGCACGGCTGA
- a CDS encoding BCCT family transporter codes for MSTTGTPETGEDAPDTPGTAASGTSPTQWPENLPETVHLPRSVQIGDDDSDDEITEKLRRQGARIGKGVIAPAVFWPALLIILAVALLAIIFPETSSTVMFGIQNWIVADLGWFYMLAIGLFVVFSIALALSPYGRIRLGRDEDRPEFGLFSWFAMLFAAGMGVGLVFYGVAEPLGYTTNNVKPSWDGEGVELSGQAMAQTFMHWGLHPWATYAVIGLAVAYAIHRRGRPVSIRWALEPLFGERVKGWVGDVIDVLAIFGTVFGIATSLGLGAQQIGAGMTAIGLIDGASTTFLMILITVITFLATLSVISGVGVGIKWLSNGNLTLAGLLLVTALVFGPTVFLLQNFVESLGVYLSNVFEMTLDVGAYTRSEEAQSWFAGNTLFYWGWWIAWAPFVGVFIARISKGRTVRQFISGVLLVPSLVGMIWFAIWGGNGLFRQWFGAGDLGDITAEESMFRIFEGFPLTGLLSVLGIILVAIFFITSSDSGSLVVDMLASGGHPNPPIWSRVVWAVLEGLLAAALLASGGLEALQAGSLVTALPFSIILLLMCVSLVKALSLDQAVLNQYEQIRRMEAVTRHIAGEVNATLPKNEEFGEYLDTRVDDRIDYRLERTRGAFGRPRSEKPSERTAARPAGRHDRRGRGPSDTESDSDAD; via the coding sequence ATGAGCACCACCGGAACCCCCGAGACAGGTGAGGATGCCCCGGACACCCCGGGCACCGCCGCCTCGGGCACCTCCCCCACCCAGTGGCCGGAGAATCTCCCCGAGACCGTCCACCTTCCCCGCTCGGTGCAGATCGGCGACGACGACAGCGACGACGAGATCACCGAGAAGCTGCGCCGTCAGGGCGCGCGCATCGGCAAGGGCGTCATCGCCCCGGCGGTGTTCTGGCCCGCGCTGCTGATCATCCTCGCCGTCGCCCTGCTCGCGATCATCTTCCCCGAGACCTCATCCACCGTGATGTTCGGGATCCAGAACTGGATCGTGGCCGATCTGGGCTGGTTCTACATGCTGGCGATCGGCCTGTTCGTCGTCTTCTCCATCGCCCTGGCACTGTCACCGTACGGCCGCATCCGTCTGGGCCGTGACGAGGACAGGCCCGAATTCGGCCTGTTCTCCTGGTTCGCGATGTTGTTCGCAGCCGGCATGGGAGTCGGGCTGGTGTTCTACGGCGTCGCCGAGCCGCTCGGCTACACCACCAACAACGTCAAGCCCAGCTGGGACGGCGAAGGCGTCGAGCTCTCGGGACAGGCCATGGCGCAGACCTTCATGCACTGGGGCCTGCATCCCTGGGCCACGTATGCGGTCATCGGCCTGGCCGTCGCGTACGCCATCCACCGACGCGGTCGCCCCGTCTCCATCCGCTGGGCCCTCGAGCCGCTCTTCGGCGAGCGCGTCAAAGGCTGGGTCGGCGACGTCATCGACGTCCTGGCCATCTTCGGCACCGTGTTCGGCATCGCCACCTCGCTCGGCCTGGGCGCCCAGCAGATCGGCGCGGGCATGACCGCGATCGGTCTCATCGACGGGGCCAGCACCACGTTCCTCATGATCCTGATCACCGTGATCACCTTCCTGGCCACGCTCTCCGTGATCAGCGGCGTGGGCGTCGGGATCAAGTGGCTCTCGAACGGCAATCTGACCCTGGCCGGCCTGCTGCTGGTCACCGCGCTCGTCTTCGGCCCGACGGTCTTCCTGCTGCAGAACTTCGTCGAGTCCCTCGGCGTCTATCTCTCGAACGTCTTCGAGATGACCCTGGACGTCGGCGCGTACACGCGCTCCGAGGAGGCGCAGTCCTGGTTCGCCGGAAACACCCTGTTCTACTGGGGCTGGTGGATCGCCTGGGCACCGTTCGTCGGCGTCTTCATCGCCCGCATCTCCAAGGGGCGCACGGTCCGCCAGTTCATCTCCGGTGTTCTCCTCGTCCCCTCCCTCGTGGGCATGATCTGGTTCGCCATCTGGGGCGGCAACGGTCTGTTCCGCCAGTGGTTCGGTGCGGGCGACCTCGGCGACATCACCGCCGAGGAGTCCATGTTCCGCATCTTCGAGGGCTTCCCGCTGACCGGGCTGCTGTCGGTCCTGGGCATCATCCTGGTAGCGATCTTCTTCATCACCTCCTCGGACTCCGGCTCGCTGGTGGTGGACATGCTCGCCTCCGGCGGTCACCCGAATCCGCCCATCTGGTCGCGCGTCGTGTGGGCGGTGCTCGAGGGCCTGCTCGCCGCCGCCCTGCTGGCCTCCGGCGGTCTGGAAGCCCTGCAGGCGGGTTCGCTGGTGACGGCGCTGCCCTTCAGCATCATCCTGCTGCTGATGTGCGTGTCGCTGGTCAAGGCACTGAGCCTCGACCAAGCGGTGCTGAACCAGTACGAGCAGATCCGACGCATGGAGGCCGTGACCCGGCACATCGCCGGCGAGGTCAACGCCACACTCCCGAAGAACGAGGAATTCGGCGAGTACCTGGACACCCGCGTCGACGACCGGATCGACTACCGGCTGGAGCGCACCCGCGGCGCCTTCGGGCGTCCCCGCTCGGAGAAGCCCTCGGAGCGCACGGCCGCCCGCCCCGCGGGCAGGCACGATCGCCGCGGACGCGGTCCGTCGGACACCGAATCGGACTCCGACGCCGACTGA
- the araA gene encoding L-arabinose isomerase, producing MDNPFDAREIWFLTGSQGLYGPETLDQVAEQSRVIAETLDAGADIPVKIVWKPVLTDRDAIRETALAANADPACVGVIAWMHTFSPAKMWIQGLDALTTPLLHLHTQANVALPWSTIDMDFMNLNQAAHGDREFGYIATRLGVNRKTVVGHASDAAVQAKVGRWARAATGWAEMHSLKLARFGDNMRGVAVTEGDKTEAELRLGVSVNTWGVNDLVEVVDAVDERLIDALVAEYEEHYDVAPELRQGGERHESLRYGARQEIGLRTFLDEGGFGAFTTNFEDLGGLRQLPGLAVQRLMADGYGFGAEGDWKTAILVRVAAVMGYGLPGGASLMEDYTYELTPGREKILGAHMLEVSPSLTTAKPTLEIHPLGIGDREDPVRLKFAADAGPAVVVALSDMRERFRLVANVVEVVEPDEALPKLPVACAVWEPAPDLATSAECWLTAGAAHHTVMSNAVDLEVWEDLAQIGDLELAVIDEDTTVRSFAQELRTNQVFYRLGQGF from the coding sequence GTGGACAATCCTTTCGACGCCCGCGAGATCTGGTTCCTGACCGGCAGCCAGGGCCTGTACGGCCCCGAGACCCTCGACCAGGTCGCCGAGCAGTCCCGCGTGATCGCCGAGACCCTCGACGCCGGCGCCGACATCCCGGTGAAGATCGTCTGGAAGCCGGTTCTCACCGATCGCGACGCGATCCGCGAGACCGCTCTGGCGGCGAACGCGGACCCCGCCTGCGTGGGCGTCATCGCCTGGATGCACACCTTCTCGCCGGCGAAGATGTGGATCCAGGGCCTGGACGCACTGACCACCCCGCTGCTGCACCTGCACACGCAGGCCAACGTCGCCCTGCCCTGGTCCACCATCGACATGGACTTCATGAACCTCAACCAGGCCGCGCACGGCGACCGCGAGTTCGGGTACATCGCCACCCGGCTCGGGGTGAACCGCAAGACCGTCGTCGGCCATGCGAGCGATGCGGCCGTCCAGGCCAAGGTGGGCCGCTGGGCCCGCGCCGCCACCGGCTGGGCCGAGATGCACTCGCTGAAGCTCGCGCGCTTCGGCGACAACATGCGCGGCGTCGCCGTCACCGAGGGGGACAAGACCGAGGCCGAACTGCGCCTGGGCGTCTCGGTGAACACCTGGGGCGTCAACGATCTGGTCGAGGTGGTCGACGCCGTCGACGAGCGCCTGATCGACGCCCTGGTCGCCGAGTACGAGGAGCACTACGACGTCGCCCCCGAGCTGCGCCAGGGCGGGGAGCGTCACGAGTCGCTGCGCTACGGCGCCCGCCAGGAGATCGGCCTGCGCACCTTCCTCGACGAGGGCGGCTTCGGCGCGTTCACCACGAACTTCGAGGACCTCGGCGGGCTGCGCCAGCTGCCGGGCCTCGCGGTGCAGCGCCTGATGGCCGACGGCTACGGCTTCGGCGCCGAGGGCGACTGGAAGACCGCGATCCTGGTGCGGGTGGCCGCGGTGATGGGCTACGGCCTGCCCGGCGGCGCCTCCCTCATGGAGGACTACACCTACGAGCTCACGCCCGGCAGGGAGAAGATCCTCGGCGCCCACATGCTCGAGGTCTCCCCCTCGCTGACCACCGCGAAGCCCACCCTCGAGATCCATCCGCTGGGGATCGGCGACCGGGAGGACCCGGTGCGGCTGAAGTTCGCGGCCGACGCCGGACCCGCCGTGGTGGTGGCCCTGTCTGACATGCGCGAGCGATTCCGCCTGGTCGCCAACGTGGTCGAGGTCGTCGAGCCCGACGAGGCGCTGCCGAAGCTGCCGGTGGCCTGCGCCGTCTGGGAACCCGCCCCGGACCTCGCGACCTCCGCCGAATGCTGGCTGACGGCCGGCGCCGCCCATCACACGGTGATGAGCAATGCGGTGGACCTCGAGGTGTGGGAAGACCTCGCCCAGATCGGCGACCTCGAGCTCGCCGTGATCGACGAGGACACCACGGTGCGCTCCTTCGCCCAGGAGCTGCGCACCAACCAGGTCTTCTACCGCCTCGGTCAGGGCTTCTGA